The nucleotide window CAACGCAGAAGGAAGTGGAAGTTGAAGACATCGGACATTTCGGTATAAAAATGGAACCGTGCAGGGAATTAACCGCCGGGGACGTAGGTTATATTATTTCCGGTGTTAAGCAGGTGCGAGAGGCAAAAGTTGGTGATACGATTACATTGACAAATAATCCGACAACGAATCCCCTACCTGGTTTCAAAGAACCAAAGCCAATGGTATTCAGTGGAATTTTTCCTTTGGATAGCGAAGATTACAATGACCTTCGAGACGCTCTCGCAAAATTTCAGTTGAATGATACTTCGCTTGTTTATGAGCCGGAGAGCTCGATGATATTGGGCTTTGGATTCCGTTGCGGTTTCTTGGGAATGCTACATCTCGAAATCTTTAAAGAGAGAATAAATCGCGAATATAATATTGCGATAATTTCCACTACTCCGAGTGTGGAATTTCTGGTTGGGTTAAAAAACAATGAAGAAGTGAAAATTGATAATCCGGCTCAATTCCCGGAAATTATGGATATTGAATACGTGAAAGAACCGATAATGGAATGTGAAATTTTGGTTCGTTCCGATTTCATCGGCAATATTATGACTTTGGCCCAAACGAGACGTGGAATTCAAACTAATCTCGAATATTTGGATGAAACGCGTGTTGCCATTTCTTATGAATTTCCCCTCATTGAAATTTTATTCGATTTTTATGATAGATTAAAATCCGTAAGCCGCGGTTATGCTTCATTCGACTATAAATTTAAAGAGTTTAGAAAATCTAATGTAAAAAAAATTGATATTCTGATAAATGATGATAAAGTAGATGCGATGTCTTTCATAACTCACGAGGATAAAGCCTATAACTGGGGAAAAAGTATTACGAAAAAATTAAGTGAAGTAATCCCCCGTCATCTTTTCACAATACCTATTCAAGCAGCAGATGGGAAAAAAATCATCGCCCGAAGCACGATCAAAGCAGTTAGAAAAAATGTTACCGCAAAATGTTATGGCGGTGATATTACCCGCAAAAGAAAACTTCTCGAGAAACAGAAAAAAGGTAAAAAAAGAATGCGACAACAGGGAAACGTGAGTATTCCTCAAGAAGCATTTC belongs to Candidatus Cloacimonadota bacterium and includes:
- the lepA gene encoding translation elongation factor 4, with the protein product MNIKLIRNFCIIAHIDHGKSTLADRLLEITHTIDKANMEQFLDDMDLERERGITIKAHTIQMKYDYKETEYTLNLIDTPGHVDFSYEVSRSIASCEGAILLVDASQGIEAQTMSNLYMALDHDLEIIPIINKIDLPAANVERVKGEISELLGIAADEIISISAKNGTNVEEVLPLIIEKISPPKSSTNKTRALIFDSIYNQYRGVIVHTRIFDGKIKKGDKIIFLATQKEVEVEDIGHFGIKMEPCRELTAGDVGYIISGVKQVREAKVGDTITLTNNPTTNPLPGFKEPKPMVFSGIFPLDSEDYNDLRDALAKFQLNDTSLVYEPESSMILGFGFRCGFLGMLHLEIFKERINREYNIAIISTTPSVEFLVGLKNNEEVKIDNPAQFPEIMDIEYVKEPIMECEILVRSDFIGNIMTLAQTRRGIQTNLEYLDETRVAISYEFPLIEILFDFYDRLKSVSRGYASFDYKFKEFRKSNVKKIDILINDDKVDAMSFITHEDKAYNWGKSITKKLSEVIPRHLFTIPIQAADGKKIIARSTIKAVRKNVTAKCYGGDITRKRKLLEKQKKGKKRMRQQGNVSIPQEAFLAVLKADRS